ACAAACTGACCCATTTCCTCATCGAACCATACGTGCCGCACGAAGGCGAGTATTACGTTGCCATCAAAAGCGATCGCGATGGCGACACCATTTACTTCTCCAATCACGGAGGCGTGGATATCGAGGAAGTATGGGATACAGTGGTCGAGATTCACGTGGGGGTTGCGGAGGATATCAATCAGCTCGATATCGAATCCAGGCTCCCGGCGGATACCCCAGTAGATAAGAGAAAACTCTTCGCTGATTTTGTCCGGGGGTTATTCAAGTTTTATCGGGACCTTGCCTATGCCTTCCTGGAGATCAATCCCTTTGTAGTTTCCGATCACACTATTGTCCCGCTGGATCTCGTAGCCAGACTCGATGATACCGCTCTCTTCGAATGCGGGGATAAGTGGGGGTACATCACCTTTCCTGCGCCCTTCGGACGTAGGTTAACCAAAGAAGAAGAGTATATCAAAGAGATGGACGAGAAAAGCGGCGCTTCGCTCAAACTGACGATACTCAATCCCAAAGGCAGAGTTTGGACAATGGTCGCAGGCGGTGGAGCGAGCGTCATTTACACCGATACCATCGTTGACCTTGGCTATGGGCAGGAACTGGCCAACTATGGGGAGTATAGTGGCAACCCTTCGACCAGTGAGACCTACGAGTATGCCAAAACAATCCTGGATTTGATGACCCGTGAAAAGGATCCTCAGGGTAGGCCCAAATTCCTGCTGATCGGCGGTGGCATTGCCAACTTCACCGATGTGGCCAAGACCTTTACTGGCATCACTATGGCTCTGAAAGAATATAAGCAAAAACTCCAGGAGACGAATGTGCACATTTTCGTGCGTCGTGGAGGGCCAAATTACCAGGAGGGTCTGCGTCTGATGAAGGAGTTGGGCCGAGAACTCGGTGTGCCTATTGAAGTGTATGGTCCCGAGATGCATATGACCCGCATTGTGAACCTTGCCCTAGGCTCATCTGAAAAGTCCGCTGGGGAAGACAAGAAATAGGTGGTGACACATGGCAGAAAAACGACCTGACTACATTTTATTCGACAAGAACACCAGGGCTATTGTGTATGGGTATCAAGCGGCCCCCATTCAGCGCATGCTCGATTTCGATTACGTTTGCCGGCGAACCACGCCCTCCGTGGCCTGTATTGTAGATCCCACCCAAGAGGGATACCACAAATGCTTCTGGGGCGCTTCAGAGATACTCATTCCCATCTATCGCTCAATCAAGGAAGCAGCAGAAAAGCATCCTGATGCGGATGTACTAGTGAATTTTGCGTCATTCCGCTCCGCTTACCCTACTTCCAAAGAAGCACTGGAAAGCGATACGATACGCACAGTAGCTATCATCGCGGAGGGCGTGCCAGAGCACCGGACAAAGGAATTAATCCACATTGCAAAACAGCGTAATAAGTGGATCATTGGTCCTGCGACCGTGGGCGGGATTGCTGCAGGTGCATTTCGTATTGGCAACACAGCAGGAACGATCGAGAACATCATCGAGGCCCGCTTGCATCGGCCCGGTAGCGTGGCCTATGTCTCCAAATCGGGAGGGCTGTCCAACGAGCTCAATAACATTGTTGCACGCAATTCCGATGGTGTGTACGAAGGCATTGCCATCGGTGGCGACCGATATCCTGGCTCTACATTTATCGATCACCTCCTGCGTTTCGAAGCCAATCCAGAGATCAAGATGATGGTCATGTTTGGGGAAGTCGGTGGCTTGGATGAATATGACGTAGTCGAAGCGCTCAAAGATGGACGCATCACCAAGCCGCTAGTCGCATGGTGTATTGGGACTTGCTCCAAAATCTTTCCCACCGAAGTGCAGTTTGGCCATGCAGGAGCCCGTGCTGGGGCAGATCGAGAGACAGCTGATGCCAAGAACAAGGCTTTACGGGAAGCAGGGGCCATCGTTCCAGATTCTTTTGATGATTTCGATGCCAAGATCAAAGAAACCTACGAGCGCTTGGTCAAAGAAGGCAAGTTGGTACCCAGACCTGACGTTGAGCCACAGAAAGTGCCCATGGACTATGCCGATGCCGTCCGTCTCAAACTGGTCAGACGTCCCACTGAATTCATGACTACCATCTCCGATGACCGAGGTGAAGAGCCAAAGTACTGCGGGGTGACCATCAGTGAGGTTGTGGAACAGAACTATGGCCTAGGAGGCGTTCTTGGGCTGCTTTGGTTCAAGAAAAAGCTTCCTAAATGGGCCACGAACTTCCTGGAGATGGTTGTATTGATCACTGCGGATCATGGTCCGGCTGTATCCGGTGCGCACAATGCCATTGTCGCGGCACGCGCAGGCAAGGATCTCATCTCTGCACTGGCCAGTGGATTGCTCACAATTGGGCCACTCTTTGGCGGAGCAGTGAACGATGCCGCAGAGTATTTCACGTTCTACCATGATGCGGGGCACACTCCTGATTTCATGGTCAGAGACATGAAAAACAAAGGCATCAACATCCCTGGCATTGGGCACCGCATCAAATCGGTGAGAAACCCGGACAAGCGCGTCGAGCTACTGAAGGATTACGCACGAAAGCATTTCCCCATGACACCTTACCTGGATTATGCACTGGAGGTGGAGAAACTAACGACGGCTAAGCGAGAAAACCTGATCCTAAACGTAGATGGCTGTATCGGCATCCTGTGTTGCGATATGTTGAGAAGTATTGGCTACACGCCGAAGGAAGTGAAAGAATTCGTTGCGCTTGGTGCTCTGAATGCCCTCTTTGTGCTGGGCAGAAGCATCGGGCTGATGGGTCATGTGATGGATCAAAAACGGTTAAAAACCAGGCTGTACCGACAGCCATGGGACGAAATCTTGTATCTAATGCCTGACAAACCTGAGGAGGTGAAATAAGTATGGCAAACATCGCATTGGAAAAAGCAGAGGCAATTGAAAGAGCCAAAGAGCACTTCGGCAAGCTTTTGGTGGAACAACTGGAACGCGTCGAACGCATGAAGGCAGCCGAGGACTGGCTGGACTATTCCAAAGTGAAACCCATTATCATCGGCATAGCAGGTGGTGATGGCATTGGGCCGATCATCTGCCAACATGCTCACCGCATCCTGGAATTCTTGCTTCAGGATGAGATCAAGAGTGGCAAGGTCGAACTGCGGCCCATCGAGGGATTGACCATTGAGAACCGAGCCAGGCTAATGCAAGCCATTCCAGATGACGTATTGGCGCAGCTCAAAGCGTGCCATGTCATCTTAAAGGGCCCGACGACCACACCCAAGAAAGGTGACCCCTGGCCGAATATCGAAAGTGCCAATGTCGCCATGCGTCGTGAGTTGGATCTGTTTGCCAACGTCCGTCCGGTGCGTGTTCCGGACCAGGGTATAGACTGGATGTTCTTCCGAGAAAACACTGAGGATGTCTATGTATTGGGGAGCAAGGGCATTAACGTCACCGATGACTTGGCGATTGATTTCAAGGTGATCACCACCCAGGGCTCGGATCGCATCATTCGGTTGGCTTTCGAGTATGCCAAGAAGAACAATATCAAGAAAGTGACCGTGGTAACAAAGGCTAACGTGGTGAAAACCACTGATGGGAAGTTCCTCAACATTGCCGCCGAGGTGGCTAAGGACTATCCTGGCATCGAGTGGGATGATTGGTTCATTGACATCATGACTGCCAAGCTACTGGATCCCAGCCGCCGCTCCGAGTTCCGTGTCATCGTGTTGCCCAACCTCTACGGAGATATCATCACCGACGAGGCGGCGCAGATTCAGGGTGGCGTTGGTACAGCGGGCAGTGCGAATATTGGCAAGCGCTATGCCATGTTCGAGGCCATCCATGGCACGGCTCCACGCATGGTAGAGGAAGGCCGGGCACAGTATGCCGACCCATCCAGCATCATTAAAGCGGCAGCAATGTTGCTCAACCACATTGGGTTCGTGGAGAAGGCACGGCAATTGGATATGGCGCTGGATATCTGCGGCCAGTTCGAGCGGAAAATCCAGGTTACCGGTAGGCCAGGCGGGGCAACTGGAGCCGAATTTGCAGAGTATATTATAGAAACTCTACAAAGCCCTGATCTGGAGAGCAAGTGGCAGAGCTATCAATAGGGCCTGTACCGGCTACCCTGAGGCGATGCTAGTTCAAATTTGCTGCAAGCGAGAGCATTATCCACTAGTGAAATCCCCCTGACTGAGCAGGGGGATTTCACTTTTTACCACAGATACCAATAAAAGCATCTGGGAGCTTGCACAGGACTTAGCGGAATGATGCTACGGCTGCGGTATACGATGCCTACGCTCCAGCAATAGCGCATTCTCCTGTGACCAGAGGATAGGGAGATGGGTACAACCAAACTCGAAGCTTTGGTCCAGGACCGGTATGGGTTATCGGCATCCTCTGACCATATTTTGACCTCGTACCATTCGCCATCCTTTAGCGTAGCAACGGAAGCCCACTGCAGGACAATACGTGCTTCGCGGCCGTGGAACTCGGCGCCTTCAGACGGACCGAGTGAGATGGGGGCGGGATAGGGAAGCGCAGATGTCGGTGTGGGGGTCGGCGTGGGCGTGAAGACTTCTGAACGCACCGGGGTGCGCTTCGCACCCGCAATGATGAGCTTTTGACCAACGGCGATCAGGTGGGTATCTTTTAGGCCGTTGGCTTCCACAATGGCCTCGATGGTAGTATCGTATTCCTTGGCAATCAATCCCAGCACTTCACCTGGTTGCACTACGTGGATCACTGGCTCAGGCGTAGCAGTGGGAATGAAGGAGGTTGGCGTAGGCTTCCGCTCTACGCTCACTCGAGTGATCGTTGCTGTAGCTGAAGGGAAAAAGGCTGTTGGTTCATTCCCGCTCTGCCAGGGCAATAGCAACCACGCTGTTGCTAAGAAGGTGAGAAGGGCAAAACCTGCCAGCAGCAGGTGATGCCATGAGTTTTTTATCCTTTCAACGATTCCCCTGACCTGCCAAGCCCAGTTCTTCTGCAATGCCTTTCATCGCCTCCAGCACCAATGGCACGTGCTCTCCCCATAGGTCTACCCCGAGTGCTTCTGCACCACGTAGGATGTCTT
This Chloroflexota bacterium DNA region includes the following protein-coding sequences:
- a CDS encoding ATPase, coding for MAQRGIREFDGKRMLAAHWSTYFGQLPAYPGQVVLVGPDTNLDTLPQAHPWLTREKLVVKPDQLFGKRGKHGLIKVADTYEEARQWIAERMNKETTIGKVTDKLTHFLIEPYVPHEGEYYVAIKSDRDGDTIYFSNHGGVDIEEVWDTVVEIHVGVAEDINQLDIESRLPADTPVDKRKLFADFVRGLFKFYRDLAYAFLEINPFVVSDHTIVPLDLVARLDDTALFECGDKWGYITFPAPFGRRLTKEEEYIKEMDEKSGASLKLTILNPKGRVWTMVAGGGASVIYTDTIVDLGYGQELANYGEYSGNPSTSETYEYAKTILDLMTREKDPQGRPKFLLIGGGIANFTDVAKTFTGITMALKEYKQKLQETNVHIFVRRGGPNYQEGLRLMKELGRELGVPIEVYGPEMHMTRIVNLALGSSEKSAGEDKK
- a CDS encoding ATP citrate synthase, whose protein sequence is MAEKRPDYILFDKNTRAIVYGYQAAPIQRMLDFDYVCRRTTPSVACIVDPTQEGYHKCFWGASEILIPIYRSIKEAAEKHPDADVLVNFASFRSAYPTSKEALESDTIRTVAIIAEGVPEHRTKELIHIAKQRNKWIIGPATVGGIAAGAFRIGNTAGTIENIIEARLHRPGSVAYVSKSGGLSNELNNIVARNSDGVYEGIAIGGDRYPGSTFIDHLLRFEANPEIKMMVMFGEVGGLDEYDVVEALKDGRITKPLVAWCIGTCSKIFPTEVQFGHAGARAGADRETADAKNKALREAGAIVPDSFDDFDAKIKETYERLVKEGKLVPRPDVEPQKVPMDYADAVRLKLVRRPTEFMTTISDDRGEEPKYCGVTISEVVEQNYGLGGVLGLLWFKKKLPKWATNFLEMVVLITADHGPAVSGAHNAIVAARAGKDLISALASGLLTIGPLFGGAVNDAAEYFTFYHDAGHTPDFMVRDMKNKGINIPGIGHRIKSVRNPDKRVELLKDYARKHFPMTPYLDYALEVEKLTTAKRENLILNVDGCIGILCCDMLRSIGYTPKEVKEFVALGALNALFVLGRSIGLMGHVMDQKRLKTRLYRQPWDEILYLMPDKPEEVK
- a CDS encoding isocitrate/isopropylmalate dehydrogenase family protein, whose product is MKAAEDWLDYSKVKPIIIGIAGGDGIGPIICQHAHRILEFLLQDEIKSGKVELRPIEGLTIENRARLMQAIPDDVLAQLKACHVILKGPTTTPKKGDPWPNIESANVAMRRELDLFANVRPVRVPDQGIDWMFFRENTEDVYVLGSKGINVTDDLAIDFKVITTQGSDRIIRLAFEYAKKNNIKKVTVVTKANVVKTTDGKFLNIAAEVAKDYPGIEWDDWFIDIMTAKLLDPSRRSEFRVIVLPNLYGDIITDEAAQIQGGVGTAGSANIGKRYAMFEAIHGTAPRMVEEGRAQYADPSSIIKAAAMLLNHIGFVEKARQLDMALDICGQFERKIQVTGRPGGATGAEFAEYIIETLQSPDLESKWQSYQ
- a CDS encoding LysM peptidoglycan-binding domain-containing protein, giving the protein MQKNWAWQVRGIVERIKNSWHHLLLAGFALLTFLATAWLLLPWQSGNEPTAFFPSATATITRVSVERKPTPTSFIPTATPEPVIHVVQPGEVLGLIAKEYDTTIEAIVEANGLKDTHLIAVGQKLIIAGAKRTPVRSEVFTPTPTPTPTSALPYPAPISLGPSEGAEFHGREARIVLQWASVATLKDGEWYEVKIWSEDADNPYRSWTKASSLVVPISLSSGHRRMRYCWSVGIVYRSRSIIPLSPVQAPRCFYWYLW